From Alteromonas australica, one genomic window encodes:
- a CDS encoding phosphoglycerate kinase, translated as MAIPSMSDMALNGQRVLIRQDLNVPVKDGKVTSDARIKASIPTIKAALEAGAAVMVMSHLGRPTEGEPADEFSLQPVVDYLNDALDVPVKLVKNYLDGVELADGELVILENVRFNQGEKKDDETLAKQYAALCDIFVMDAFGTAHRAQASTHGVAKFAPKACAGPLLAAELDALGKALDNPKRPMVAIVGGSKVSTKLTVLKTLAEKVDQLIVGGGIANTFIAAQGHNVGKSLVEMDLTEQATQLMNEAQANGGNIPVPTDVVVGQAFDENTQATLKAVSDVADDDMIFDIGPDSSKALESIIKNAGTIVWNGPVGVFEFEQFSAGTKALSQAIAESDAFSIAGGGDTLAAVDRYEIADKISYISTGGGAFLEFLEGKTLPAVAMLEEKNK; from the coding sequence ATGGCAATTCCAAGTATGAGCGATATGGCCCTTAACGGTCAGCGTGTTCTAATCAGACAAGATTTAAACGTGCCGGTAAAAGACGGCAAAGTGACTTCTGATGCGCGTATTAAAGCATCTATTCCCACGATTAAAGCGGCCTTAGAAGCCGGCGCAGCGGTAATGGTGATGTCTCATCTTGGCCGCCCCACTGAAGGGGAGCCTGCCGATGAGTTTTCACTACAACCTGTTGTCGATTACCTTAACGACGCGCTCGATGTTCCCGTCAAGCTTGTCAAAAACTACCTTGATGGCGTGGAACTTGCCGACGGTGAATTGGTTATTTTGGAAAATGTTCGTTTTAACCAAGGCGAAAAGAAAGACGACGAAACCCTAGCGAAGCAATACGCAGCCCTGTGCGACATCTTTGTGATGGATGCATTTGGTACTGCACACCGTGCACAAGCCTCTACTCATGGCGTCGCTAAGTTTGCTCCTAAAGCGTGTGCAGGCCCTCTACTTGCGGCTGAACTTGACGCGCTTGGCAAGGCTTTAGATAACCCTAAGCGCCCTATGGTAGCCATTGTGGGTGGCTCTAAAGTTTCTACAAAACTTACGGTATTAAAAACGTTGGCCGAAAAAGTTGACCAGTTAATTGTTGGTGGCGGTATTGCCAATACCTTTATTGCAGCACAGGGTCACAATGTTGGTAAATCTCTTGTGGAAATGGATTTAACCGAACAAGCCACTCAGCTCATGAACGAAGCACAGGCTAACGGCGGTAACATTCCAGTACCTACTGATGTTGTGGTAGGGCAAGCGTTTGATGAAAATACACAAGCCACCCTGAAAGCGGTATCTGATGTCGCTGATGATGATATGATTTTTGATATCGGCCCTGATTCCTCAAAAGCTCTAGAGTCCATTATTAAAAATGCCGGCACCATTGTATGGAATGGGCCAGTAGGTGTCTTTGAGTTTGAACAGTTCAGTGCGGGAACGAAAGCGCTTTCTCAAGCAATTGCCGAAAGTGATGCGTTCTCAATTGCAGGTGGTGGTGATACACTAGCTGCAGTCGATAGATATGAAATCGCTGACAAGATATCTTATATCTCAACAGGTGGTGGTGCATTCCTCGAGTTTTTAGAAGGAAAAACACTACCTGCAGTAGCCATGTTAGAAGAAAAAAATAAATAA
- a CDS encoding fructose bisphosphate aldolase encodes MASQAQQAMLDKLNTQTGFIAALDQSGGSTPKALRLYGIEESEYSSDEEMFNLVHEMRTRIITSTPFSGERVLGAILFENTLDREIEGMSTAHFLWQKKRVIPFLKVDKGLEAESNGVQVMKPIVGLDALLAKAVAQDVFGTKMRSVVKLANHQGIKDVVAQQFEVGKEILAAGLVPIIEPEVDINSPQKAEAEALLKLEILTQLNLLNEGQEVMLKLTLPTEANFYKELVDHPRVLKVVALSGGYSRDDANAKLAENQGIIASFSRALTEGVSAKQSQEEFEATLDAAIEGIYQASKS; translated from the coding sequence ATGGCATCACAAGCTCAGCAAGCTATGCTGGATAAACTCAATACGCAAACGGGTTTTATTGCAGCCCTAGATCAAAGTGGCGGCAGTACACCTAAAGCATTGCGTCTTTATGGCATTGAAGAGTCTGAATACAGTTCAGACGAAGAAATGTTCAACCTCGTTCATGAAATGCGTACCCGCATTATTACCAGCACCCCTTTTAGCGGTGAGCGCGTATTAGGCGCAATCCTGTTTGAAAACACACTTGATAGAGAAATTGAAGGCATGTCTACTGCGCATTTCTTGTGGCAGAAAAAGCGTGTTATCCCTTTCTTAAAAGTGGACAAAGGGCTAGAGGCTGAAAGCAATGGTGTGCAGGTAATGAAGCCTATTGTCGGCCTAGATGCTCTGCTAGCGAAAGCGGTTGCGCAAGACGTATTTGGTACAAAAATGCGTAGCGTGGTAAAACTCGCTAACCATCAAGGTATCAAAGATGTGGTTGCTCAGCAGTTTGAAGTGGGTAAGGAAATTCTCGCCGCAGGGTTAGTGCCTATTATTGAACCTGAGGTTGACATTAACAGCCCTCAAAAAGCAGAAGCAGAAGCATTACTGAAACTTGAAATCCTCACTCAGCTAAATTTACTGAATGAAGGCCAAGAAGTTATGCTGAAACTGACTTTGCCTACGGAAGCGAATTTCTACAAAGAGCTTGTCGATCATCCGCGGGTACTGAAAGTGGTCGCACTTTCTGGTGGATATAGCCGCGATGATGCGAATGCGAAATTGGCTGAAAACCAAGGTATTATTGCTAGTTTCTCAAGAGCACTTACCGAAGGTGTTTCGGCTAAGCAAAGCCAAGAAGAATTTGAAGCGACACTAGATGCAGCGATTGAAGGCATCTATCAGGCGTCAAAGTCATAA